One genomic window of Medicago truncatula cultivar Jemalong A17 chromosome 1, MtrunA17r5.0-ANR, whole genome shotgun sequence includes the following:
- the LOC25483877 gene encoding tyrosine-protein phosphatase RLPH2, with the protein MTEATQPRTIICIGDIHGYITKLQNLWSNLSHTIPPSIFSTATIIFLGDYCDRGPKTREVLDFLISLPTRYPNQRHVFLAGNHDFAFAAFLRLLPPPADGSEFSEGWKEYEESEEREGWFKDDGYEEMHLQGRRWSGKIKAKFNVAKGTEYQGSIYDAGPTFQSYGVPHGSADLVKAVPDEHKKFLANLVWVHEEDDVFMNTDNGVKCCKLIAVHAGLEKGVDVNEQMKILKARDTRIPKIQALSGRKNVWDIPEELSTSATIIVSGHHAKLHVEGLRLIIDEGGGYPDKPIAAIVLPSMEIIKDTDVLTK; encoded by the exons ACAACCCAGAACCATAATCTGCATCGGCGACATCCATGGCTACATAACCAAACTCCAAAACCTCTGGTCAAATCTCTCTCACACAATCCCCCCATCAATCTTCTCAACCGCCACAATCATCTTCCTCGGCGATTACTGCGACAGAGGCCCAAAAACCCGCGAAGTTCTCGATTTTCTCATCTCCTTACCCACCCGTTACCCGAATCAACGACACGTCTTCCTCGCCGGTAACCATGATTTCGCTTTCGCCGCTTTCCTCCGCCTCCTTCCACCGCCGGCTGATGGGTCGGAGTTTAGTGAGGGGTGGAAGGAGTATGAGGaaagtgaagagagagaaggatgGTTTAAGGATGATGGGTATGAAGAGATGCATTTACAAGGGAGGAGGTGGAGTGGGAAAATAAAAGCCAAATTTAATGTTGCTAAAGGGACTGAGTATCAGGGTTCTATTTATGATGCTGGACCCACTTTTCAGTCTTATGGGGTTCCTCATGGTTCTGCTG ATTTGGTTAAGGCAGTTCCTGATGAGCATAAGAAATTTCTCGCGAATTTGGTTTGGGTGCATGAAGAG GACGATGTCTTTATGAACACTGATAATGGAGTCAAGTGCTGCAAGTTGATAGCTGTTCACGCTGGTTTGGAGAAAGGTGTCGATGTGAACGAGcagatgaaaattttgaaagccCGAGATACTCGGATACCAAAGATCCAGGCTTTAAGTGGTAGAAAGAATGTATGGGATATTCCAGAG GAACTAAGTACAAGTGCAACCATCATTGTTAGTGGTCACCATGCAAAACTTCATGTTGAAGGCTTAAGGTTGATAATTGATGAAGGCGGTGGATACCCTGATAAACCAATAGCTGCAATTGTTCTTCCTTCCATGGAGATTATTAAAGATACTGATGTATTGACAAAATAG